Within the Heliomicrobium undosum genome, the region CTTCGTGTTGCCCCTCAATGAGATCCCGAAGATTGTCTCTCAGATCCTCAAGGAACCGGAAACAGTGCGACGGGAACTCACCCTGGACGAACATATGGAAATCGCCGACATGCTGCGCCACCGGCTGAATGTGGATGTGATCAATTACCGGCGATCCACCTTCAAGCGGCGGGTGCGCAAGCGTATGTCCCAACTCCACTTTACGTCGGTGCAGGAGTATATCGAACACCTAAAGCAATATCCGGAAGAACTGGATGAACTGCACGACGACCTGCTGATCAACGTGACCCAGTTTTTGCGCGACGAGGCCGCTTATGAATCGTTGCGCGCCAACTGTTTGGAGCCGATGATCGCCCGGGCGAAGGACGGCGATACCCTGCGCGTCTGGTCGGTGGGCTGCTCGACCGGGGAAGAGGCCTACTCGGTCGCCTTCATGGTCGCCGATATGCTGGAGGAGTCGCAGAAAAAGCTCGAACTGAAAATCTACGCCACCGACCTCGACGAGGCGGCCATCCTGGAGGCGCGGCGCGGCCTCTACAATGAGTCCAAGGTGCGGAGCCTGCCGGAAGCCTACCGCGAAAAGTACATGATCGCCTGCGGCGATTTCTATAAAGTGAAAAAACACATCCGTTCCTGCGTCATCTTCGGCGTCCAGGATATCGTCCACTCGGCGCCGATCGCCAAGGTGGACCTGCTCATCTGCCGCAACCTGCTCATCTACTTTGAGAAGGAACTGCAGAAAAAAGTCCTGACCATGTTCCATTACGCCCTCAACCCAGGGGGCTTCCTTTTCCTGGGCAAGTCGGAGACCACGTCGGTCGTGCCGGAACTCTTCGATTTCGTCGACCGGCGCTGGAAAATCTACCGGGCCCGTCCCGTCCCCACGCGGCGCGTCCCCTACGTGCGCCCGCGCAACAGTTGGATGCAGTTGTCCGAAAGCGACAACCGGCTCAACCGCCGATTTGTGGCTGACAGCGTCTTGGAAAACCTGGCGGCGCCGGTGATCGCCCTCAACGAACAGATGAAGATCGTGCTCCTCAACCGCCGGGCCGATGAACTGCTCACCAATGACATCGCCGAGGCGGATAAAGCCGATCTGGAGCGGGAACCGCTTCTCTTTCAACTGCTCGATGCGACGATGCAGGCGGAGATGCAGGAGTGCTTTCAAAGCGGGCTCGTCCCGCCCTCGCGGGACATCAGCGCCGCCTGGCGCGAAATGCCGCGCCACTATGTGCTCTCCTTCCTCCTTGACGCCGACGAGGACCGCAAACCGGTCCTGATCCTCATCTTCACCCCCGTCATCCGCCGGACGGCAGGCCCCGTCCTCTTGACGGAGCGGGAGATGGACAGCATGGAAAAAGAGCTCTCCGACGCCCTCTCGCTGGCCGAAGAGTTGCAGTCGACCAACGAGGAGTTGGAGACGACCAACGAGGAACTGCAGGCGGCCAACGAGGAATTGGAGACGACCAACGAGGAACTGGAATCGGCCAACGAGGAACTGGAGACGACCAACGAAGAGCTCGAGGCGGCCAACGAGGAACTGGAGACGATCAACGAGGAACTGGAGGTCCGCACCCTCGAGTTGCTGGCCGTGTCGGCCTTGAAAAACAGCGTGCTGACGAGCATCAACGTGGCCGTCATCGCCATCGACCTGGAAGGCCGGGTGCTCGAATGGAACCCGGCGGCGACAAAGCTCTTCGACATCCCCAGCTACAAGGCCGTCAATCGCAACCTCTTCGGCTTGCAGGTGCCGCCCTTCTTCGAGGAACTGAAAACCCACCTGGAGCGGCTGATCGAAGGGGAGAACGAGACGGTCAGCCGGACCGTCATCCCCTGGCGGAACAAGTCCTTCAACGTCGATTACGTTCCCCTCCACAACGAGGAGCAACAGATCGTCGGCCTGTTGATCGTCGCCTACGACATCACCGAGCAGTACGAACTGCAGCGGCAGTTGCAGGCGGCCCTGAATACGGAGCGCAACCTCGCCGAGGAACTGGCGATGGCCAAATCGGATGCCGAACGGGCCAACCATATGAAGACGCGCTTCATCGCTGAGTTGTCCCATGACCTCCGAGGCTCGTTGAATGTGATCCTCGGCGTGACTCAACTGGGCGTGGAGACAACGAGCCAGTCGGCGCAGGAGGGGAAAACGTCTCAGGAGGGGAAATCGCTTCAGGAGAGGGAGGCGCTCCAAGAGGAGATTGCCACCTACTTCGATATGACCCGCAAAGCGGCCGACAACCTGAACAACCTGCTGACCCAGGTGCTGGAACTCTCCTCCATCGAGTTGGGGAAAAAGGCCGTCGAGAACAAGGTCTTCTCCATCCCCCAACTGGCCGACCAGGTGAGCGCTGTCATCGCCTACAAGTCGCGCCGTGCCCGGGTAGACTACATCGTCGACAACCAGGTGCCGCCGCGGCTCTTGGTGGAGAGCGACTTCGGCAAGCTCTGCCAGATCCTGCTCAACCTGCTCGACAACGCCGTCAAGTACTCCCAGGCCGGCGGCGAGGTGACCTTCCGCATCAGCCGGGACAGTGATCGGCTGCACCTGAACATCGCCGACCGGGGCATCGGGATGAGCCCGGAGACGGTGGCCCATATCTTCGACCCCTTCTACCGGGCCAAAGGTGTCGCCAAGATCACCGGCTCCGGTTTGGGGATGGCCATCACCCAGCAGTTGGTCCATACGCTCAAAGGGGAGATCTACGTCGAGTCCCGGGAAGGCGTGGGCACCACAGTCAACGTCGCAATGCCGGTCCGTTACCTGGAAATGCCGGCGGAAGCCGACGCCCAGGGCCCCATCGACATGGAACGGCTGAAAGGGAGCATAACCGGACGCCGCGTGCTGATTGTCGACGAAGACCCCACATCGATCCTGCTCCTCAGCCGCGTCGTCACCGTCC harbors:
- a CDS encoding chemotaxis protein CheB — translated: MEERNQDNEQALWVLAIGASAGGLRAIQEVLNRLSPDKNLAVFVVQHLSPRYPSHLTAILKRTSLMDVKEAVQDEVICGGTIYVATPNHHLVLHGNRIHLDAESEKVKFARPSIDVLFESAADAFGSRVIGVVLSGTGSDGSNGIISIKEHGGFTIAQDSSNSHYNAMPQNAINTGAIDFVLPLNEIPKIVSQILKEPETVRRELTLDEHMEIADMLRHRLNVDVINYRRSTFKRRVRKRMSQLHFTSVQEYIEHLKQYPEELDELHDDLLINVTQFLRDEAAYESLRANCLEPMIARAKDGDTLRVWSVGCSTGEEAYSVAFMVADMLEESQKKLELKIYATDLDEAAILEARRGLYNESKVRSLPEAYREKYMIACGDFYKVKKHIRSCVIFGVQDIVHSAPIAKVDLLICRNLLIYFEKELQKKVLTMFHYALNPGGFLFLGKSETTSVVPELFDFVDRRWKIYRARPVPTRRVPYVRPRNSWMQLSESDNRLNRRFVADSVLENLAAPVIALNEQMKIVLLNRRADELLTNDIAEADKADLEREPLLFQLLDATMQAEMQECFQSGLVPPSRDISAAWREMPRHYVLSFLLDADEDRKPVLILIFTPVIRRTAGPVLLTEREMDSMEKELSDALSLAEELQSTNEELETTNEELQAANEELETTNEELESANEELETTNEELEAANEELETINEELEVRTLELLAVSALKNSVLTSINVAVIAIDLEGRVLEWNPAATKLFDIPSYKAVNRNLFGLQVPPFFEELKTHLERLIEGENETVSRTVIPWRNKSFNVDYVPLHNEEQQIVGLLIVAYDITEQYELQRQLQAALNTERNLAEELAMAKSDAERANHMKTRFIAELSHDLRGSLNVILGVTQLGVETTSQSAQEGKTSQEGKSLQEREALQEEIATYFDMTRKAADNLNNLLTQVLELSSIELGKKAVENKVFSIPQLADQVSAVIAYKSRRARVDYIVDNQVPPRLLVESDFGKLCQILLNLLDNAVKYSQAGGEVTFRISRDSDRLHLNIADRGIGMSPETVAHIFDPFYRAKGVAKITGSGLGMAITQQLVHTLKGEIYVESREGVGTTVNVAMPVRYLEMPAEADAQGPIDMERLKGSITGRRVLIVDEDPTSILLLSRVVTVLGGKPAVARGMEEAIVAAEAQPPDLILTEAEFPDGHAADMISAIAKTMAASPPVILVTSDIFQVNLTGQWRAYADELTAKPVALNELYACLWRVLERPGNRMA